The following are encoded together in the Perca flavescens isolate YP-PL-M2 chromosome 22, PFLA_1.0, whole genome shotgun sequence genome:
- the LOC114549176 gene encoding leukocyte elastase inhibitor, which produces MKASTPSKTAKANTTFSLTLFKKLSDDNKTGNIFYSPFSISSALAMVMLGARGNTATQMSEVLCFTKTEKPKQTGAEQMQTHSTVQSAMQSQMQTRMQMRTQIQQTSRLPQYLLKCLKPQNGQDDVHASFAQLLSELIKADAPYALSLANRLYGEQSYQFVEDFLAETRKHYNAELESVDFKAGADAARVNINSWVEEQTQGKIKDLLVQNVVDDSTILVLVNAIYFKGNWNQQFKEDSTVDAQFRINKNDTKSVKMMQQKSKFPLIAIPEANCQILEMLYKGEELSMLIFLPDDIEDDTTGLEKLQRELTYEKFVEWTRSDMMGQTEVQVGLPRFKMEETYDLKDVLTSMGVVDAFNVTLSDFSGMSPANNLVLSKVIHKAFVEVNEEGTEAAAATAAILSERSAVIPATFIADHPFLFFIRHNPTMSVLFAGRYCSPE; this is translated from the exons ATGAAGGCATCAACCCCATCCAAGACAGCCAAGGCCAACACCACCTTCTCTCTGACTTTGTTTAAAAAGCTGAGTGATGACAACAAGACGGGGAATATCTTCTACTCCCCTTTCAGCATCTCTTCAGCTCTGGCTATGGTGATGCTGGGGGCCAGAGGAAACACAGCCACACAGATGTCAGag GTCCTCTGCTTCACCAAGACAGAGAAGCCGAAGCAGACGGGAGCAGAGCAGATGCAAACGCACTCGACGGTGCAGTCGGCGATGCAGTCGCAGATGCAGACGCGGATGCAGATGCGGACGCAGATACAGCAGACCAGCAGACTGCCACAGTATCTACTCAAG TGCCTGAAACCCCAGAATGGTCAAGATGATGTCCATGCGAGCTTTGCCCAACTGCTGAGTGAGCTCATCAAGGCAGACGCTCCGTATGCCCTCAGTCTTGCCAACAGGCTGTACGGGGAGCAGTCCTACCAGTTTGTTGAG GATTTCTTGGCAGAAACCAGAAAGCACTACAACGCAGAGCTGGAGTCTGTGGACTTCAAAGCTGGCGCAGATGCTGCCAGGGTCAACATCAACAGCTGGGTGGAGGAGCAGACCCAAG GAAAAATCAAGGACCTGTTGGTCCAGAATGTTGTGGACGATTCGACTATCCTGGTGCTGGTCAATGCCATCTACTTCAAAGGCAACTGGAACCAACAGTTCAAGGAGGATTCTACAGTTGATGCGCAGTTTAGGATTAACAAG AATGACACTAAGTCGGTGAAGATGATGCAGCAGAAAAGTAAATTCCCTCTCATTGCCATTCCTGAGGCCAACTGCCAG ATCCTCGAGATGCTCTATAAAGGGGAGGAGCTCAGCATGCTCATCTTCCTGCCCGATGACATAGAGGACGACACAACAGGCTTGGAGAAG CTGCAGAGGGAGCTAACCTATGAGAAATTTGTGGAGTGGACTCGTTCAGACATGATGGGCCAAACTGAGGTCCAGGTGGGGCTGCCTCGATTTAAGATGGAGGAGACGTATGATTTAAAAGATGTCCTGACCAGCATGGGCGTTGTGGATGCTTTCAACGTCACACTGAGTGACTTTTCTG GCATGTCTCCTGCCAACAACCTGGTACTATCAAAAGTCATCCACAAGGCTTTCGTAGAAGTCAATGAGGAGGGAACAGAggctgctgctgccactgccgCTATCCTATCAGAACGCTCTGCAGTGATTCCTGCCACGTTCATCGCAGACCACCCCTTCCTTTTCTTCATCCGACATAACCCCACCATGAGCGTTCTCTTTGCCGGACGATACTGCTCCCCTGAGTGA